The nucleotide sequence CCGGGTGGTTCATCATCGGAACCGCGCTCTGGGCCTGGCGCCGGCCGGGCCGGCGGACGCGCCTCGCGGCGACGCTCGCCGTCTGTCTTCTCCCCCTCCAGATCAGCATCGGGGCCGTGACCGTCACCCTCAACGGCCTCCTGCCGGGGGGTTACTCGGCGCCGACGCAGGGCGCCCACCTCGTCGTCGCGCTCACCATCTTCTCGTTGCTCGTCTGGACGACCCTCTCGGCGCGGACCGAACGCGGTCCGTCGCTCCCCCGCGTCCGGAAGGCGCTGGGCGTCGCCCTCGCGGCCGTCGTCGCGAGCGTCTTCGCCAGCCGGGTCTTCACCCCCGTTCCCTACTCCCCGGCCGCACAGGCGCTGTTCTACGGGGCCGGCCTCGTCGCCGTCGCGGCGCTGCTCGCCGCGATCCGCTGGCTCGCCGCGACGACCGTTCCACACCTTCGATACGCGACCGGACTGGCCCTCCTCTCCCTCTTCGTGGGTATGCTCCTCGGTCGCGACCTGGTCTTCTACACCTCGACCGTCCGCCTGATCAACGCCGCCTGTTTCGCCCTCGCGGCGGGCACCGTGCTGGCCGCGGCGCTACTGGCCCGGCGGGCCCGACCCGACGGCCCGACCGGAGCGGTCGCCTCCACCCAGGGCGACTGACCGGCGCCGTCACGCGAACTCCGTGACTACCTCCACGCCCGTCGTCTCGTAGTCGGTCATCGCCGCCAGCCGCTCGGGGACCTCGTCGAGTGACACCTCGCGTCGAACCAGCCGCCCGGGCTCGATGGCATCCGATTCGAGCAGGCGGAGGAGTTCGTCGTACCGCGTCGGCGGCATCCCGCGAGCGCCCTTGAAATCCGCCTCCATCATCGCCATGCGCTCGACGGGGAGCGACACCTCGCCGCGCTCCTCGTCGGTCGTCAGGCCCACCTGGACGTGGGTCCCGCGCCGGCGCAGGGAGAACACCGAGTTTCGGCACGTCTCGGCCACCCCGAGGGTGTCGACGGAGACGTGGGCGCCGCCGTCGGTCGCCGAGCGCACCTCGCCGGTGACCGCGCGGCCGTCGCGCCCGTCGGCGTTCACGACCGCGTCGGCGCCGAGGTCGGTCGCCAGGTCGAGGGCCGCGTCCCGGATGTCGACGGCGACGACCCGCGCGCCAAGGGCGTCGGCGATGTGGACCGTCGAGAGGCCGACCCCGCCACAGCCGTGGACGGCGACCCAGTCGCCGCCGCCGACCTCCCCGCGTGCGGTCAGCGCGTGGAAGGCGGTCATGAACCGACAGCCCAGGGCGGCCATATCGCGGGCCGAGACGCCGTCGGGGAGAGCCATCGCGTTGTAGTCGGCGTGGGGTACGTGGACCTCCTCGGCGAAGGCGCCCTGGGCCTCCTGTTGGAAGCCGAGCGCGAGGCCGTCCTCGCAGACGTTGCCGTGGCCGCCGAGACACTGGGGGCAAGCGCCGTCGCCGAGGTTGAACGGGACGGCGACGCGGTCACCCTCGCTCACGCGCTCGACGTGATCACCGACGGCGACGACGCGACCGGCGGGTTCGTGGCCGAGGATCTGGCCGTCGGTCACGCGGTCGCCGACCCACTCGCCGTGGCCCTGCCACGCGTGCCAGTCGCTCCGGCAGACGCCACAGGCCTCGACGGCGACGACGGCGCCGTGGGGCGCCGGTTCGGGTCGGTCGACGTCGGTGATCTCCAGCGGTTCGCCGTGCTCGCGGAGGACGGCAGCTCGCATACGCGACCCCACGCCACGGTGTGACAAAAAGTGTCGTCACATGAAATCCGAGAGGCCCGCCTGCCCCTCGTCGTCGTCCGCTTCTCCGTCGGGTTCACCGTTCCCATCGTCGCCCTCGGGGTCGGCCGTCGACTCCGGCGCCGCCGTCGCGGCCGCGTCGTCGCCGTCGTCGATCCCCTCGTCTCGGGTGCCGCCGAAGGCTCCGGAGTGTTCCTCCATCTCGGACGCCCGACGTTCGTTCGCGTCCTCGACGATGCCGGCGACCTTGTTCGTCGTCTCGCCGCTCCCGGTCACGAACGACACCGCCTCGGCGTCGAAGTCGTAGTACGCCGCCATCGCCACCGTCAGGTCGCGGGGTTTGCAGTGGTGGGTCATCGCCGCGAGGAAGGGCAACACCTCGCGACGGGCGGTCGCCATGCTGAAGCCGCCGCGTTCGGCGACCGTACGGACCACCTCGTCGGCCGTCGAGTCCGAGGAGGGCCAGAACTGCGGGCGCGAGAAGCGCGTCCACCCGCCTTTCGACCCGTCGCGGGCGGCCGCTACCCCGCCGGCGAGGGCGTCGGTCGCGTACCGCCAGTAGCCGTACTCCTGGCTGGCGCGTACCCGTCCCAACCAGCGGTCGGCGTCCGCGAGAGCGTCGTACGCCCGGGCGAGTTCCGCCCCCTCGTACACCTTCGGGGCGTTCTCGGTGACCCACTTCGTCAGATCGTCTGGCGTCTCGTCGACGCGGTACGCGGACTGGATCGCCTCCTCGGCGGACTCCTCTTTCAACACCGCATCGAGGAAGGGGAAGACGTCCAACCCCCGGTCGCGGTCACCCGTCGCCACGTCGTCGACGGTCAACCGCCGGCCGTCCTCGGCGGCGGCCTGGAGGTCGTTGACCGCCGATCGGAGGTCGCCGTCGTTGACCTCCGCGATCCGGTCGAGGGCGTCGGCCTCGAACTCGATTCCCTCCCGTCGGCAGATATCGCGGAGGACGGGGACGATGGACCGGGCGGACACGTCGCGGAACTCGATCTCCCGGCAGGCGTTGCGGAGCCCCCGACTCATGTCGTAGTAGTCGTTGGCGATCAGGACGATGGGCTGGTCGGCGTCCTTCACGACGCGGGTGAGGGCACTGGCGCCCCCGCGGTCGTAGTTGCCGTGGATGTTATCCGCCTCGTCGAGGATCACGAGCTGACGGCCGCCGCCGTCGCCGCCCGTCGCGCCGACGAGGGTCGTGTTCTTGGACGCCCGTCCCGCGAACCGTTCGATCACGTCGGCGGTCCGCTGGTCCGAGGCATTGAGTTCGACCGTCTCCCAGCCCATGTCCGACGCCAGCGCGTGCGCGGCGGACGTCTTGCCCACGCCCGGACTCCCGTGGACGACGACCGCCTCCCGGTGGTCGTCCCACGCCTCCGCCCACTCGGCCAGCGCGTCACGGGCCTTGTCGTTCCCCCGGACGGCCGACAGCGTCGACGGCCGGTACTTCTCCGTCCAGTCTACCATACTTTGTGTATATCCTGTGTATTGAAGTGTCCTCGGTTCCTTAGTTGACTCATGCCACGGATACCCGTCGTCGTGTCCGACGAGCAGAAACAACGGTGGGGAGAATTTGCCGACGACGACCCCCGAGTAGACTCCATATCCGACTTAGTTCGGACCTCCGTCGAGGAGTTCATTGCTACCGATAACTCCGGGGGCGGCCAACTTAACGATGAGGTTGTCGACGAAGTACTGAGCTCACTGGACACGCTCGAACGCGATATAGGGTCTCTCGAAACGGAGATTAAGGCCCTACGAACGGAGAACGTTCGGGAAGACACGATGGAGGCACTGGTGAGAGACGAGGTCGAAACGATACTGGGAAATCTGGAACTCTACGCGCCTGAACTGTTTGAATCGACGAGTGACGCAGAGGGAGGTGAATAGCGGTGGCAACAGCTGAAGAAGAGGACATTCTGGGTCGAATTAACGAGGACACGATTGACGATGTCGTTGGTGCTGACATCATTCGCAAGCATCTAAAACGTGTGAAAGCTCGGAAGTCATCCTCCACTCTCCGGAACCGAAGGGTTGCCATTCGCCAGTTCGCCGACTTCTGCGAACGCGAGGAGGTATCCTTCGATGATATCTCCAAGGAACATATTAATGACTGGATTGACGGATTCCTCTTGGACGAGTATGCACCACGCAGTATCCGAACGAAGGTCTATGACCTCTCCAGCGTCTACCAGTACTTAGAAGGGCGAGGTATTGTCGACGCAAACCCGATTGAAGATGTTGACCTGAAAGACTTCTCTGGAACCAAGATTGACGAATACACGGATGTTCGCTATCTTGAGATTGAAGAGTACGAGGCGATGGTAGAAGCTTGTTCAAAACTACGCAATCAGCTCCTGATTGAGCTTCTATGGGAGACAGGATGTCGTGCCAGCGAGGCGGTGTCGATACAGATATCCGATATCGACCGCGAAGAACGGTCAATTAATATTGAGACGGCGAAGCAGGGTGCCCTTTCGGCGTCGAAAAGCCGCACAGTCTACTATTCACGTTCATTCAGTCGAACACTTCAGAAGTGGCTGGACCGTGGTGGGCGCTCGAAGTATCTCGGGGCCAGTTCTGATGGAGACGGCTATCTCCTGGTGACGAAGGAAGCCCCATCGATGGCTGTGAACCGCGTAAATGAAATCGTCCATAAACTCGCTTCAGAGGATTATGCTGACATTCAACAGGTGCTCTACACGGATGCGTCCGGTACAGAACGGAATCGAGTGACTGCTCACGCATTTCGGCATAGCTACGCTGTCCACCGTGTGAAGAACGGTATGCCACTTGTGTACCTGCAAGACCTCTTGGGCCACGAAGAAATCGAAGTCACGAGGAAGTACCTGCAATTCCGTGATGACGATGTCGCGGAAGCAGAGCGTAAGTACCGACCGTAGTTGCCGGTCCCGATGGGCGTGAGAGATGAAGTGTTGGATGAGCACTACGATATGGCGACCCCCGATAAAAAACACAAGCGGCGTCAGGAGTTCCTCGACCAAATCTGAGCGTATCAGGCCCTGTTAGAGTAGATATCTCTCAACAGCTTTCTTTCCACTTTTTCCGAAGGTTGGATAATATCTCTCTCACCCACTCTCGACGATTCATATCTATCGCGCCCCACTCCTTCCGTTCGGTACATAGAATGGCATGAATTTCATGCACTATCCATACCAACCATGTGATACCCAGGAAAAGTGCGAAGATATCTGTAACTTGTTTTGTGAATGGGCGTGAGAGAAGAATCAGATACATTCCCAAGAACAACACTAATCCGGCATATCGTACGGAAGTTAATTGAAAATTGAAAAATATCATCCTCAGGCCCGCAATAACTCTCGTTGCAAACGCTAACATCACAAAAATCGATGCAACGACCATAGCGGTCGCACTGAGTGCCTCGTATTGGGTTAACTCGCCACCCTCTATTACGAACTCAATAATAACGAGGATTAGGGCAAACAATGCAATGGCTTGCCCAGCCATCGTATCCACAATATCCATAGCATCCTCATCGCTCGGCGATTCAGTAAGCAGAGTGGGGTTAGTGTATAACTTGATAAGTTGTGCGACAAACGGAATGATAATCAGAACGGTCGCCAATTCACCTGGCTCAATCATAATTTAAGGGTCATTGTTCAACTATTCCGCCCGATGAAGTGCGTTCATCAATCCCGATGTTGCAGACAATACTTTCGGCCTCTTAATACAGACCTGTCGCATCCATCTGCTGAACAGACGCTTTGGAGCTCTTCTGTATCTTCGTCACTATCGGTCATCTGAGCTCCTGCTCATTCGGTGTCTCCGACAGTATTTGCGCCCTCTCGAAGTTGTGGCATCACAACCTGAGTGAGCACAGACATCCTGTAAGTACCGCTTTTCATCATCCGACATCGAAGCTGGTCAGGGTTTATGCTTGGTACAGTACTTTCGGCCCCTGGCTGTAGTCCGGTCGCATCCTGGTTCTGAGCAAGTAGCTTGTCGTTCGATGATATCATCATCGTCTGGCATACATGCTAGCAATCATCTCGCTGTTAAAAGTGTAACTTCGCCAGTGGTGGGTGGGTAGTTCAAATCACATCGATTTGAAGAGGTCTCATTGGGTTGGGTA is from Haloplanus salinarum and encodes:
- a CDS encoding tyrosine-type recombinase/integrase; translated protein: MATAEEEDILGRINEDTIDDVVGADIIRKHLKRVKARKSSSTLRNRRVAIRQFADFCEREEVSFDDISKEHINDWIDGFLLDEYAPRSIRTKVYDLSSVYQYLEGRGIVDANPIEDVDLKDFSGTKIDEYTDVRYLEIEEYEAMVEACSKLRNQLLIELLWETGCRASEAVSIQISDIDREERSINIETAKQGALSASKSRTVYYSRSFSRTLQKWLDRGGRSKYLGASSDGDGYLLVTKEAPSMAVNRVNEIVHKLASEDYADIQQVLYTDASGTERNRVTAHAFRHSYAVHRVKNGMPLVYLQDLLGHEEIEVTRKYLQFRDDDVAEAERKYRP
- a CDS encoding COX15/CtaA family protein; amino-acid sequence: MTLSLVMLGIYTAATGSGLACSAQWPLCDNGLLPQTIPSFIEWFHRLVAMVTGWFIIGTALWAWRRPGRRTRLAATLAVCLLPLQISIGAVTVTLNGLLPGGYSAPTQGAHLVVALTIFSLLVWTTLSARTERGPSLPRVRKALGVALAAVVASVFASRVFTPVPYSPAAQALFYGAGLVAVAALLAAIRWLAATTVPHLRYATGLALLSLFVGMLLGRDLVFYTSTVRLINAACFALAAGTVLAAALLARRARPDGPTGAVASTQGD
- a CDS encoding zinc-dependent alcohol dehydrogenase family protein, with product MRAAVLREHGEPLEITDVDRPEPAPHGAVVAVEACGVCRSDWHAWQGHGEWVGDRVTDGQILGHEPAGRVVAVGDHVERVSEGDRVAVPFNLGDGACPQCLGGHGNVCEDGLALGFQQEAQGAFAEEVHVPHADYNAMALPDGVSARDMAALGCRFMTAFHALTARGEVGGGDWVAVHGCGGVGLSTVHIADALGARVVAVDIRDAALDLATDLGADAVVNADGRDGRAVTGEVRSATDGGAHVSVDTLGVAETCRNSVFSLRRRGTHVQVGLTTDEERGEVSLPVERMAMMEADFKGARGMPPTRYDELLRLLESDAIEPGRLVRREVSLDEVPERLAAMTDYETTGVEVVTEFA
- a CDS encoding replication factor C large subunit; this translates as MVDWTEKYRPSTLSAVRGNDKARDALAEWAEAWDDHREAVVVHGSPGVGKTSAAHALASDMGWETVELNASDQRTADVIERFAGRASKNTTLVGATGGDGGGRQLVILDEADNIHGNYDRGGASALTRVVKDADQPIVLIANDYYDMSRGLRNACREIEFRDVSARSIVPVLRDICRREGIEFEADALDRIAEVNDGDLRSAVNDLQAAAEDGRRLTVDDVATGDRDRGLDVFPFLDAVLKEESAEEAIQSAYRVDETPDDLTKWVTENAPKVYEGAELARAYDALADADRWLGRVRASQEYGYWRYATDALAGGVAAARDGSKGGWTRFSRPQFWPSSDSTADEVVRTVAERGGFSMATARREVLPFLAAMTHHCKPRDLTVAMAAYYDFDAEAVSFVTGSGETTNKVAGIVEDANERRASEMEEHSGAFGGTRDEGIDDGDDAAATAAPESTADPEGDDGNGEPDGEADDDEGQAGLSDFM